AACCGATTTATAAACAAACCGAAGAGGTCAAGGCATTAACTCAGGAGATAATTAAGACCCTTCGGGACATAATCACAATGAATCCCTTGTATAGGTATGTCCAAATATTATATAGATACCAAGTTATCTATTATTTATCACACTTTCCAGGGAGAGTCTACAGCAGATGCTGCATCAAAATCAACGAGTTGTCGACAACCCCATTTATCTGTGCGATTTGGGAGCTTCCCTTTCCGCTGGAGAACCAGCTGAGCTGCAAAAAATCCTTGAGGAAACCgatgtaatttaattaaacttatatcgaaaatatatatattatttatatatcatTATTCCAGATCCCAGAACGTCTACAGTTGGCATTAACTCTACTCAAAAAGGAGTTGGAACTGTCTAGACTGCAACAAAAAATTGGACGTGAAGTAGAGGAAAAAGTCAAGCAGCAGCATCGCAAATATATACTCCAGGAGCAGTTGAAAGTTATCAAAAAAGAACTGGGCATCGAAAAAGACGACAAGGATGCCATTGGTGAAAAGTACCGCGAAAAGCTGAAGGATAAAGTGGTTCCCGAAGCCATTATGACAGTAATTGACGAAGAGCTCACCAAGCTGAACTTCCTAGAAAGTCACAGCTCCGAGTTTAAGTGAgtacttttaatattttgaatatagCTTACCTTAtatgtttctttatttttagtgTAACAAGAAATTACCTCGACTGGCTTACTTCCCTACCTTGGGGCGTTATCAGCACCGAAAATCTCTGCCTGGAAAAGGCCACTGAAATACTTAACGACGATCACTATGGAATGGAGGATATCAAAAAGCGTATATTGGAATTCATTGCCGTCAGTTCTCTTAAGGGCTCGACGCAGGGCAAAATCTTATGCTTCCACGGACCACCTGGTGTGGGAAAGACAAGCATAGCGAAGTCCATTGCGCGCGCTTTGAACCGCGAGTATTTCCGCTTCAGTGTAGGCGGAATGACAGACGTGGCCGAGATCAAGGGTCATCGTCGCACCTATGTGGGCGCCATGCCGGGTAAACTGATTCAGTGCCTGAAGAAGACCAAGATTGAAAATCCTCTGGTACTCATCGACGAGGTGGACAAGATCGGCAAGTAAGTAAAAAGCTAACATTAATATATACCGCAATCTAATAAATGACTAATTCAGGGGCTACCAGGGGGATCCTAGCTCAGCATTGTTAGAGCTACTAGACCCTGAGCAGAATGCGAATTTCCTGGACCATTACCTCGATGTGCCAGTGGATCTCTCGCGAGTGCTCTTTATTTGCACAGCTAATGTGATCGACACTATACCCGAGCCGTTAAGAGATCGCATGGAATTGATTGAGATGTCTGGGTATGTTGCCGAGGAAAAGATTGCCATCGCTCGTCAGTATCTGATGCCACAGGCAATGAAGGACTGTGGTTTAACGGATAAGCAAATCAACATTTCCGAGGATGCCTTAAACATGCTGATCCGCAGTTATTGCCGGGAATCCGGGGTGCGAAACCTGCAAAAGCATATTGAGAAAGTTATTCGCAAGGTTGCCTTCCGACTGGTCAAAAAGGAAGGCGAACACTTCCCGGTTAACGCTGATAACCTGACCACATTCCTGGGCAAACAAATCTTCAGCTCAGATCGCATGTACGCGACAACACCGGTGGGTGTAGTCATGGGTCTGGCCTGGACGGCCATGGGCGGGTCATCGCTTTACATCGAAACCTCAAGACGTCACATACGCCAGGGGCCGAAAACAGATCCGAATGCTGTTGGTGGATCGCTGCACATCACCGGCAATTTGGGAGATGTCATGAAGGAGTCTGCTCAAATAGCCTTAACGGTGGCGCGCAACTTTTTGTATTCGCTCGAACCCAATAATTTGTTCTTAGAGCAAGAgtaagttttaatttttactttgcattttaatattattgttattctAAATACTTATCTTACAGACACATTCACCTCCATGTTCCTGAAGGTGCCACACCGAAAGACGGTCCCAGTGCTGGCATCACCATTATTACTGCTCTCGTTTCCTTGGCCACTGGGAAGCCGGTGCGCCAAGACGTCGCTATGACGGGCGAAGTATCCCTGAAGGGAAAAGTGCTACCCGTTGGTGGTATTAAGGAAAAGACGATTGCAGTaagtaaaaaataattaaatgggCTATTTATGTGTACATCTTAAATATCTTTCATTCAGGCCCGTCGTAGTGGAGTGAATTGTCTTATCCTGCCTGTGGATAACAAGAAGGACTTCGAGGAGTTGCCCACGTACATTACAGAAGGCCTAGAGGTTCACTTTGCTACTACCTACGAGGACGTATACAAGATAGCGTTTACTGATGTAACTGAAACGACAACCAACAATGTTGTGGAGCAGGAGCCGCTGCAGAAGGTTTCCAGTGCGGCCGCTGCCAAGTCGGGAACATGGCCTTAGTCTTAGCTTTAGCTTGGGGGTGTAACGGGTGttgatagtttttataaatatcGATCATTATCAGGTTAATTAGTGTATTTAGACCATAGCATTTGTTAATCCTAATGCCAAGTAAATTGAATGTACCATCGAACTGAAGATAGTACTGCGTATATTCTAGATATCTGCGTTAGACAAAATCCAGTCCAGGTAGCGATCCACTCGAGTGTAGATACCGGGGCGACCCCGCTGTCCGCAACCGACGCCCCAGGACACGATGCCGATTGTGACCCAACGTTGGTTGGGTAGTTGTATCAATAGTGGACCTCCACTATCGCCTTGACACGAATCCTGACCTCCTTCCGGAAATCCGGCGCACATGGCGGTGTCCGGAACGTGCTGTACAAATGACGACCGGCAATCAGACTGCTTCCAAACCGGCAGGTTAACCTGATGTAaggataaataaatagttgctcgtatattttcttattttaagCAAGAGTTCTTTGCAAATGCCATGCCTTCATCAATAATGATCAATATAAAAAATGGCAAGCTTAAGAACATAATAAAAAACGctgtatataaatttaaaatttgaccCACCTCCATGAGAATGTTGGAATGAGGTCCGCCAAATTTCTGGGTGCCCCAACCGGTGACAATGGCGTTTCTGTCTGACCAATCCTCGTTCACGGGCGGCATGCAAACTGGCCAAATGTAAGTGTTAAATATAGTAGCTCTGTCGATCCTGACAATGGCAATATCATTGTCGTAGTTCTGTGGATTATAATCGATGTGGAGCACCATGTTGGCAATCCGGAAATCTCTCGCCCTCGTCTCATTAAGCATATGAGTGTTGTACTCGCCTAGACGCACAAAGATGTCCTCCTTGTTCTTCTTGTAGATGCAGTGAGCGGCAGTAAGCACATGGCGGTCGGTGATCAAGACCCCACCGCACCAAACGAAGGGCAGACCCTCCTGCAGCAGGGCCGCCATCCAGGGCCACTCGTCTGGCTCGGCTGGCCGTCCACCAGTAAGCCTCGGAAACTGCCTGGAGGTGATTCCACAGCCTCGCTGCTCCGGCTTATTAACGATACGCGGCTCATCCCCGTCCGTATTGGTCACGACTTGCGGACTAAATCGGTTGCTCGTCGATTGGTCAGTGCAGCAAATGCCTATGGAGCTAaagttgaaatattatttaagtcTACTAAAGAAGAAGGCCACATACCTTTTCTCAATGATGCAAAGCTGAGAGACCAAACGCCAGACATCATTCTTCAGTTCTGGCATGCGACAGTAGATAATATGGCGACATCGTCCGGACTCACCCAAAGGAGTGCTACATGATCCGTAATCCTTGTTCTCCTGCGGTCAATAGTTATAGCAACCATACCGATATATGAGCAGGAGGGACACACTTACCAGCAATTGCGAGGTGGGAGCCTGCCGCTTGTTTAGGCGATGTCGGGAGAGGAAACTCACGACATGGTTTTCCCCAGTGCGATTTTCGTATACCTGATTTTCGGGCTCCCCCCATTGAAACTCAGCATTATCGCTAAAGTCGAGAAGATCTATGTGGTATATATTAGCTTCTTAGAATTTGtgataaaaataacaattatttttgtGAAATAATCTTAGCGATTTAACTCCGACATAAATATGGCAATTAGCTAAATCTTGACTGCAGGTCAAGATTCTAGGGAATACAGAGAGCAAACAAACCCAGCTTAACTCACCTATAAAATCACTGGATAAAGTATTGGCGACTGTACAATGCGGGATGAAGCCCAGTAAACTCACAAATGCCCAAGAAAAGGCCTTCATTTTGAGGTATTTTCGCGAGTGCCCTGGGACTTAATCGCGTGTCGCTTCCGTTGCCCGCTGAATCAGTTCTGTTTTGTGCAGTTCTCCAGCAGCGAAAGCTACTGTTCCGATATGGAAGCCGGACTCGGATCGGCTCAACTTACGACTTGCCTTGAATACAGCTGTTGAACTTGTTCAATGCGTTGACACTATTGGGTTTTCCTGGCTAACAAAGTGGCTCTCAGGCAGCTCGCGTCTCTCTCATCAGTTCCCAGGCAAAAGATTCTGGATGGGAACCGCCACTTATTTATTAAGTATTATATAATATTCCGAGTTAGTCCGAGTACTTGGCTTATCTGCAGGGCGGAAGGCGAGCCACTGAGACGCGGTCCCCTTTAATGCTTATGAGCTCAGCTTAGGCCCAATTTATTTTCGTATTATCTCAATGTTGCTGGCAATAGcttggcaacatgttgccaggGGCAAAGTAGTGCCCATGATGATCAATTTGTATTATCCGAGGAGAACGTGATGTGCATCGCAAATGATCCGGTTCGGTGGGTTTTGATTCCATAGAAGTATCATCTCCGAAATACTAAGGAAGATTTTATAAGTACTCAAGATATATTCTctatttaattgcattttgacGCTTGCACATCAAAGCAgtaataataaatcaattgCATGGCAGAACCGGAATCtgagaaaatatttgcaatatGAAGTTTGTTGTCTCTgcagaaatttacaagtccCGTGTCATGATTTTAACACTTTACCgtttagcattttaatttgaagGTAATACAAATATTAGTACTGGGTCATTAGGAGGCAAAGACAATGGAATGGGTGCACTCTAACTGGTAGAATATTTCATTGAAATATAAGAcgaataacaaataaatttactaaGAAATGTGTTTAAAATAGAAGGCGGCAAATAGTCAAAAATATCCttgacaaataataaaaatattatattaggataaatattatttcgaaaGACcctttaatttatattattatttatattcttattatttataaagGTTGGATACTTGATTTGCACTCTTGTTTAAAATTGAACCTATCCTCGAAAGTTTTCTGTGAATTGTTTACACACCTTCTCCTGCCAATTGGTTTAAAATTGGTTTAGTGTATATTTAGCGGGTATCTCTaaaattcgaaaattttcATGTCATACAAATGGTGCAAATACAACTTCATAGTCAAGTCAAATGGCGTGCAAGTGCGTTAGTTAATTACCAAACCCTCCGATTTAATTACCACCTTTCCCTGCCACTATGACCACCTATAAAACTCTGCCACGACGTGGCTTCTCGACGTATTTTGCTATCCGCCACCATGAAGCATTGGAGACGACGCTCTTCCGCTGTTTTGACGATCGTCCTGCAAGTGCTGATACTCCTGCTTCCCGATCCTGGAGTGGCCATGACGATGGACCAGTTTTTGACCTCGCTAGACATGATCAGGAATGGCTGTGCACCAAAGTTTAAGCTTAAAACAGAAGATCTCGATCGACTTCGCGTGGGCGACTTCAGTTTTCCGCCATCGCAGGATCTCATGGTGAGTGCGGTTCGCGTTTCTAGGCAACAGTTATAGCTGCTTTTAATAAAATCCTTCTACTTTTTAGTGCTACACAAAGTGTGTGTCCTTGATGGCGGGCACTGTGAATAAAAAGGGGGAGTTCAACGCTGCCAAGGCTCTGGCCCAACTTCCGCATCTGGTACCCCCGGAATTGATGGAGATGTCCAGGAAATCCGTAGAAGCTTGCAGAGATACGTGTAACTACACTTACATTTACCTTCCATAGCTCcacgtatatataaatatatctatatattttcGCAGATAAACAATTCAAGGAATCGTGCGAGAGGGTCTACCAAACAGCTAAGTGCTTCTCTGAAAATTCCGATGATAGGTTCAAGTGGccttaaaaaagtttttgagAACTGAGCTTATTCAGGTTTATTCTTCAATGATCAAttttaatatgatttctgTGTAAATCATGTGTATGTTGAAATCATCAAATTATATTGAGAAATCCTTGTAATCTTAACCTGAATTATGGTAGGAAATGAAGATACCCTTACTTACGCTGTTGATtcaattaaaaccaaaatttaCACATTAAAAAAAGCTTATATACCTATTAAAATAGGAAGAAACTAAAATTTCTTGTCTATTAATCAATCCTACTTTCAATTTTCCGACTATTCCTACTTTTCTATGACAAAGTCGTCCGATTTTAATCAAGTTAAATCTGAAATTATATATTGACAAACAAAGATTTGAACACCTCATTGATTTCAAACATGTTATAGTTTATTGCTGATATTATTAACTAAATACAATGGATTTATGTTCGCAGAACGCACACTTAT
This portion of the Drosophila santomea strain STO CAGO 1482 chromosome 3L, Prin_Dsan_1.1, whole genome shotgun sequence genome encodes:
- the LOC120448299 gene encoding lon protease homolog, mitochondrial isoform X2 codes for the protein MLARAIRVRPIMRGIASASVWTRNRPVQNSLMQYSRDRSLRLQRFHGANLMVQRFYSRKRDDSDEDLMSESQGPELMSDRDPQLPATVAVPDVWPHLPLLAMRKNPLFPRFMKIVEVSNPIIMDLLRRKVKLNQPYVGVFLKKTDGEEELITNLDDVYNLGTFAQIQELQDLGDKLRMVVVAHRRIRITGQVVEDVPPPKPAEDQSTDQADATPIKSARKPRGRIPRNRTGKSRESAAAEEIAQNQTLEPPLKSGKVESSSSPKPSTEGKKVEPETEGNASQSTPSAQPVLIVEVENVKQPIYKQTEEVKALTQEIIKTLRDIITMNPLYRESLQQMLHQNQRVVDNPIYLCDLGASLSAGEPAELQKILEETDIPERLQLALTLLKKELELSRLQQKIGREVEEKVKQQHRKYILQEQLKVIKKELGIEKDDKDAIGEKYREKLKDKVVPEAIMTVIDEELTKLNFLESHSSEFNVTRNYLDWLTSLPWGVISTENLCLEKATEILNDDHYGMEDIKKRILEFIAVSSLKGSTQGKILCFHGPPGVGKTSIAKSIARALNREYFRFSVGGMTDVAEIKGHRRTYVGAMPGKLIQCLKKTKIENPLVLIDEVDKIGKGYQGDPSSALLELLDPEQNANFLDHYLDVPVDLSRVLFICTANVIDTIPEPLRDRMELIEMSGYVAEEKIAIARQYLMPQAMKDCGLTDKQINISEDALNMLIRSYCRESGVRNLQKHIEKVIRKVAFRLVKKEGEHFPVNADNLTTFLGKQIFSSDRMYATTPVGVVMGLAWTAMGGSSLYIETSRRHIRQGPKTDPNAVGGSLHITGNLGDVMKESAQIALTVARNFLYSLEPNNLFLEQEHIHLHVPEGATPKDGPSAGITIITALVSLATGKPVRQDVAMTGEVSLKGKVLPVGGIKEKTIAARRSGVNCLILPVDNKKDFEELPTYITEGLEVHFATTYEDVYKIAFTDVTETTTNNVVEQEPLQKVSSAAAAKSGTWP
- the LOC120448299 gene encoding lon protease homolog, mitochondrial isoform X1; its protein translation is MLARAIRVRPIMRGIASASVWTRNRPVQNSLMQYSRDRSLRLQRFHGANLMVQRFYSRKRDDSDEDLMSESQGPELMSDRDPQLPATVAVPDVWPHLPLLAMRKNPLFPRFMKIVEVSNPIIMDLLRRKVKLNQPYVGVFLKKTDGEEELITNLDDVYNLGTFAQIQELQDLGDKLRMVVVAHRRIRITGQVVEDVPPPKPVKMTTLHYPLFNIKLQIPAEDQSTDQADATPIKSARKPRGRIPRNRTGKSRESAAAEEIAQNQTLEPPLKSGKVESSSSPKPSTEGKKVEPETEGNASQSTPSAQPVLIVEVENVKQPIYKQTEEVKALTQEIIKTLRDIITMNPLYRESLQQMLHQNQRVVDNPIYLCDLGASLSAGEPAELQKILEETDIPERLQLALTLLKKELELSRLQQKIGREVEEKVKQQHRKYILQEQLKVIKKELGIEKDDKDAIGEKYREKLKDKVVPEAIMTVIDEELTKLNFLESHSSEFNVTRNYLDWLTSLPWGVISTENLCLEKATEILNDDHYGMEDIKKRILEFIAVSSLKGSTQGKILCFHGPPGVGKTSIAKSIARALNREYFRFSVGGMTDVAEIKGHRRTYVGAMPGKLIQCLKKTKIENPLVLIDEVDKIGKGYQGDPSSALLELLDPEQNANFLDHYLDVPVDLSRVLFICTANVIDTIPEPLRDRMELIEMSGYVAEEKIAIARQYLMPQAMKDCGLTDKQINISEDALNMLIRSYCRESGVRNLQKHIEKVIRKVAFRLVKKEGEHFPVNADNLTTFLGKQIFSSDRMYATTPVGVVMGLAWTAMGGSSLYIETSRRHIRQGPKTDPNAVGGSLHITGNLGDVMKESAQIALTVARNFLYSLEPNNLFLEQEHIHLHVPEGATPKDGPSAGITIITALVSLATGKPVRQDVAMTGEVSLKGKVLPVGGIKEKTIAARRSGVNCLILPVDNKKDFEELPTYITEGLEVHFATTYEDVYKIAFTDVTETTTNNVVEQEPLQKVSSAAAAKSGTWP
- the LOC120448300 gene encoding trypsin-1, translating into MKAFSWAFVSLLGFIPHCTVANTLSSDFIDLLDFSDNAEFQWGEPENQVYENRTGENHVVSFLSRHRLNKRQAPTSQLLENKDYGSCSTPLGESGRCRHIIYCRMPELKNDVWRLVSQLCIIEKSSIGICCTDQSTSNRFSPQVVTNTDGDEPRIVNKPEQRGCGITSRQFPRLTGGRPAEPDEWPWMAALLQEGLPFVWCGGVLITDRHVLTAAHCIYKKNKEDIFVRLGEYNTHMLNETRARDFRIANMVLHIDYNPQNYDNDIAIVRIDRATIFNTYIWPVCMPPVNEDWSDRNAIVTGWGTQKFGGPHSNILMEVNLPVWKQSDCRSSFVQHVPDTAMCAGFPEGGQDSCQGDSGGPLLIQLPNQRWVTIGIVSWGVGCGQRGRPGIYTRVDRYLDWILSNADI
- the LOC120449763 gene encoding general odorant-binding protein lush, which encodes MKHWRRRSSAVLTIVLQVLILLLPDPGVAMTMDQFLTSLDMIRNGCAPKFKLKTEDLDRLRVGDFSFPPSQDLMCYTKCVSLMAGTVNKKGEFNAAKALAQLPHLVPPELMEMSRKSVEACRDTYKQFKESCERVYQTAKCFSENSDDRFKWP